Proteins from a single region of Nitrospirota bacterium:
- a CDS encoding transglycosylase SLT domain-containing protein: MKHLHHDMHCLTRLKIGISACCALILLSIFISVSAGDSGGKEAFAKGRTDLAAGRYNEAVSNLLIAQKEFTLLEDYAMLYLADAYHNLGEHGKAGETLRALIDRYPSSPLRKKARMAELREGRDISEEGQLPLYEAYIRDFPEDDDAYYSYGQLLKKNNQKEKASAVFRKLYLKAGYRSAAARAELGADEITTADTVERASNLMKQYDFEEAERELRQALAACPANNRQEVLKNLAYTLFKQKKYREAAELYGEVNDLFYKARSLYRAGDKKGFEAALNTLTKRNDKKAGFLLVTVAADRRREKDFDRAIQIYQDVLKNYPSDAEDALWGIGWTQYLAGNYQQSEETFSRLHDRYDEAKYLYWLARSMEAQNRDASGLYTRLMTAGNNNFYAVLAYARSGRMLPRLSSLNLSDGTPGKSRGNEKIEALISLDMRQEAVAELAASCRTTPSMPDLLFSAAKFQELGEFKRSITLTSKIPYSEKMHRFWYPLAFWDKVEQASKRNNLDPFIILSVMREESRFDQAVKSPAGAYGLMQLMPQTAYRLDKNLKLGIHRPSQLTDPKNNVQLGSFYLRNLLDEFHSLAHMLAAYNAGELAVRSWQQRFDYRSIDEFIEDIPYNETRNYVKKVLTSYFHYRRAGLPQQGEDSGIGIILGKTS; the protein is encoded by the coding sequence ATGAAACATCTTCACCACGATATGCACTGCCTGACCAGACTAAAAATAGGGATTTCCGCCTGTTGTGCACTGATACTGCTGTCAATTTTTATCTCTGTCTCTGCGGGGGACTCAGGAGGAAAAGAAGCCTTCGCAAAGGGCAGAACCGATCTCGCTGCCGGCCGCTACAACGAGGCCGTATCCAATCTTCTCATCGCCCAAAAAGAGTTCACCCTTCTTGAAGACTATGCGATGCTCTATCTGGCCGACGCGTACCACAATCTCGGAGAGCACGGAAAGGCGGGTGAGACCCTCCGGGCACTGATCGACCGATATCCGTCGTCGCCCCTGCGGAAAAAGGCGAGAATGGCGGAACTCAGAGAGGGAAGAGATATCAGCGAGGAAGGGCAGCTGCCTCTGTATGAGGCATATATACGGGACTTCCCTGAAGACGATGACGCATATTATAGCTATGGTCAGCTGCTAAAAAAGAACAACCAAAAAGAGAAGGCGTCAGCGGTCTTCAGAAAACTCTATCTGAAAGCGGGGTATCGTTCCGCTGCTGCACGTGCCGAACTGGGCGCAGATGAGATCACAACGGCGGACACGGTTGAGCGTGCCTCAAATCTTATGAAACAGTATGATTTTGAGGAGGCTGAACGCGAGTTGAGGCAGGCACTTGCCGCATGCCCGGCCAATAACAGACAGGAGGTCCTCAAAAATCTCGCCTATACCCTCTTCAAGCAGAAAAAGTACCGTGAAGCAGCAGAGCTCTATGGAGAAGTGAATGACCTCTTCTACAAGGCCCGTTCTCTGTACCGGGCAGGAGATAAAAAAGGCTTTGAAGCAGCCCTGAACACTCTTACAAAGCGCAATGACAAGAAGGCCGGTTTTCTGCTCGTTACGGTTGCCGCCGACCGGAGACGGGAAAAGGATTTTGACCGGGCGATCCAGATATATCAGGATGTGCTGAAGAACTATCCCTCTGATGCGGAAGATGCGCTTTGGGGCATAGGGTGGACGCAGTACCTTGCAGGGAACTATCAGCAGTCTGAAGAAACGTTCTCCCGTCTCCATGACCGCTATGATGAAGCAAAATATCTCTACTGGCTGGCAAGAAGCATGGAAGCGCAAAATAGAGACGCATCGGGCCTCTATACGAGACTCATGACAGCGGGCAATAATAATTTTTACGCTGTGCTGGCATATGCCCGAAGCGGCAGGATGCTCCCCCGGCTTTCATCGCTGAATCTGTCTGACGGAACGCCGGGGAAAAGCAGGGGAAACGAGAAAATTGAGGCGCTCATCTCCCTCGACATGCGGCAGGAGGCTGTTGCCGAGCTTGCAGCATCATGCAGAACTACACCCTCAATGCCTGATCTTCTCTTCAGCGCAGCCAAGTTCCAGGAATTGGGAGAATTCAAACGCTCGATCACCCTGACCAGCAAGATTCCTTACTCGGAAAAAATGCACCGGTTCTGGTACCCGCTCGCCTTCTGGGACAAGGTAGAGCAGGCATCAAAGCGCAATAATCTTGACCCTTTCATCATCCTGTCGGTTATGAGAGAAGAGAGCCGATTCGATCAGGCAGTAAAGTCCCCCGCAGGGGCATATGGGCTTATGCAGCTCATGCCCCAGACAGCGTACCGCCTCGACAAGAACCTCAAGCTCGGCATTCACAGGCCTTCACAGCTCACCGACCCGAAAAATAACGTCCAATTAGGGAGTTTTTATCTGAGGAATCTGCTCGACGAGTTCCATTCGCTGGCACATATGCTCGCAGCATATAATGCAGGAGAACTGGCAGTAAGGTCGTGGCAGCAGCGCTTTGACTACCGGTCCATCGACGAGTTTATCGAAGACATCCCTTACAACGAAACAAGGAATTACGTAAAAAAAGTGCTCACCAGTTATTTCCATTACAGGAGAGCCGGACTGCCTCAACAGGGAGAAGACAGCGGTATCGGGATCATCCTTGGGAAGACTTCATAA
- the zapB gene encoding cell division protein ZapB translates to MAWKASLFDDEALSTSSISSGEASALITKEVAPVDRLKNLEEKIATAVDRVKALKEEKISLERKIRELESLLDDKNREVESLKDEKTSIKNQVEELLEELETLEI, encoded by the coding sequence ATGGCATGGAAAGCATCCCTTTTCGATGATGAAGCTCTGTCGACATCATCAATCAGTTCGGGGGAGGCGTCTGCGCTTATAACCAAGGAGGTAGCACCCGTGGACCGGCTCAAAAACCTTGAAGAAAAGATTGCAACCGCAGTGGACAGAGTCAAGGCTCTGAAAGAGGAAAAGATATCCCTCGAAAGGAAGATCAGGGAGCTCGAATCACTTCTTGATGACAAGAACCGGGAAGTGGAATCGCTGAAGGACGAAAAGACGTCGATCAAGAACCAGGTCGAAGAGCTTCTTGAGGAGCTCGAAACCCTGGAGATCTGA
- a CDS encoding cell division protein ZapA: MGSVEISILGQKYTIKGDAHEEYIKKLAAYVEEKLQEIHAGNPNITPLKASILASLNIADELHRLMEDHDRAAQTIEEKTNALSGLFD, translated from the coding sequence GTGGGCAGCGTAGAAATCAGCATCCTCGGCCAGAAATACACCATCAAAGGTGATGCCCACGAGGAATATATCAAGAAACTTGCGGCATATGTCGAAGAAAAGCTTCAGGAGATCCATGCGGGCAATCCAAATATAACCCCCCTGAAAGCCTCTATTCTTGCATCGCTCAATATCGCCGATGAACTGCACAGACTGATGGAAGACCACGACAGAGCAGCACAAACCATCGAGGAAAAAACCAACGCCCTCAGCGGTCTTTTCGACTGA
- a CDS encoding FprA family A-type flavoprotein has product MSTEIQLNDKIYWIGVNDRQTALFEELWPVPNGVAYNSYLILDDKVAVIDAVKDISMDHYLEKIRRLLGERKRIDYLIINHIEPDHSGGIKTLRGAFPDMAIVGNKKTLDLLAHFYGITDNVRQIEDNDILELGSCRLRFILTPMVHWPETMMTYEETRKVLFSGDAFGGFGSLDDSIFDDEIKDLQFYEDEMLRYFTNVIAKYSVMVQKAIAKIKDLDIAMVASTHGPVWRTRPRHAIELYDRWSRQEVEDGIVIVYASMYGNTGKIMEAIRHALAAEKTGIVKIHNVSRSHPSYIIADIWRYKAIVLGSPTYNMGLFPLMDHLLRLLENKELTNRVAGIFGSYGWSGGGIRELADFVKRMKWQLIEPVIEVNCSPTEADLQNCTRLGANIAQRLRI; this is encoded by the coding sequence ATGAGCACTGAGATACAACTGAACGACAAGATATACTGGATCGGGGTCAATGACCGTCAGACCGCCCTGTTCGAAGAGCTCTGGCCTGTCCCTAACGGCGTGGCGTACAACTCGTATCTGATCCTTGACGATAAGGTGGCGGTCATCGATGCGGTAAAGGACATCTCCATGGACCACTATCTGGAGAAGATCAGGCGGCTGCTGGGAGAGAGAAAAAGGATCGATTATCTGATCATCAACCATATCGAGCCAGACCACTCAGGCGGCATAAAGACACTGCGCGGGGCCTTTCCTGATATGGCGATCGTGGGTAACAAAAAGACCCTTGACCTGCTGGCCCATTTTTACGGCATCACGGACAATGTCCGGCAGATCGAAGACAACGACATACTTGAATTGGGCAGTTGCAGGCTGAGATTTATCCTGACCCCTATGGTGCATTGGCCCGAAACCATGATGACCTATGAAGAAACTCGGAAGGTCCTGTTTTCAGGGGACGCCTTCGGCGGCTTCGGGAGCCTTGACGACAGCATCTTTGATGACGAGATCAAAGACCTCCAGTTCTATGAAGATGAGATGCTCAGGTATTTCACCAATGTGATCGCCAAATACAGCGTCATGGTCCAGAAGGCAATCGCTAAAATAAAGGACCTGGATATTGCCATGGTCGCCTCGACCCACGGGCCAGTCTGGAGAACGCGGCCCAGGCATGCCATAGAGCTTTACGACCGTTGGTCCAGGCAGGAGGTAGAAGATGGGATCGTTATCGTCTATGCCTCCATGTACGGCAACACAGGGAAGATTATGGAAGCGATCAGGCACGCCCTTGCCGCTGAAAAAACGGGCATCGTAAAGATTCACAACGTCTCGCGGAGCCACCCTTCATACATCATCGCCGATATCTGGCGCTATAAGGCAATAGTGCTCGGCAGCCCGACCTATAATATGGGCCTTTTTCCGCTCATGGACCATCTTCTCCGCCTGCTTGAGAATAAGGAATTAACAAACCGCGTGGCAGGCATCTTCGGCTCTTACGGCTGGAGCGGAGGAGGCATAAGAGAGCTCGCTGATTTTGTCAAACGTATGAAATGGCAGCTCATAGAGCCGGTCATTGAAGTGAACTGCTCCCCGACTGAAGCGGATCTGCAGAACTGCACCCGTCTCGGCGCAAATATCGCACAAAGGTTAAGGATATGA
- a CDS encoding AEC family transporter, with the protein MNDILLPFALIILAGVACRRFRVGNMDADTLRQGINVMVLNIFLPALCIKTLYAASIDIETILIPATAIVTTLSTLAIAVMAYTLLGRIMHLTQQEKGVLVISAAFGNVTYLGLPVLTGLYGPSAAKYALFYDLLATTPVLWLAGASLASHYGENRKMNIRESIRAIISLPPIWGIACGIMLKLSGIPLPSFLLRSLEMLGSLVVPLMIFSIGLALTLPRVSHAYAIIPAVIIKMAVSPFISFATAQSLGLQGQALSSTLLEGAMPTMVLSLLIASRFKLDISLSAFIIVVTTVLSFITLPVAVHIGELLVK; encoded by the coding sequence ATGAACGATATTCTTCTTCCCTTCGCCCTTATCATCCTGGCAGGAGTGGCCTGCAGACGCTTCAGGGTCGGCAACATGGACGCTGACACACTTCGCCAGGGCATCAATGTCATGGTGTTGAACATCTTTCTCCCTGCCCTCTGTATAAAGACGCTCTATGCCGCCAGCATAGATATCGAGACGATACTGATCCCGGCAACCGCAATAGTAACGACACTCTCGACGCTGGCCATTGCGGTGATGGCCTATACGCTTCTGGGCAGGATCATGCATCTGACCCAGCAGGAAAAGGGAGTGCTGGTAATTTCGGCTGCCTTTGGAAACGTCACGTACCTCGGGCTTCCGGTGCTGACCGGACTGTATGGTCCCAGTGCCGCAAAATACGCGCTCTTCTATGACCTTCTTGCAACGACACCGGTCCTCTGGCTGGCAGGCGCGTCCCTGGCATCCCATTACGGTGAGAACCGGAAAATGAATATCCGGGAATCAATCAGGGCAATCATCTCGCTGCCGCCGATCTGGGGCATCGCCTGCGGCATTATGCTCAAGCTCTCTGGCATTCCCCTTCCTTCTTTTCTCCTGAGGTCGCTTGAGATGCTTGGCAGCCTTGTTGTCCCGCTCATGATCTTCAGCATCGGGCTCGCGCTCACGCTTCCGAGGGTAAGCCACGCCTACGCCATCATCCCTGCAGTTATCATCAAAATGGCAGTCTCGCCTTTTATCTCGTTTGCGACTGCGCAGTCGCTCGGCCTGCAGGGACAGGCTCTATCTTCAACTCTATTGGAAGGCGCGATGCCAACCATGGTCCTTTCACTCCTGATCGCGTCGAGGTTCAAGCTCGATATTTCCCTGTCCGCCTTCATCATCGTGGTAACCACCGTTCTTTCTTTTATAACCCTGCCTGTTGCGGTTCATATCGGCGAGTTACTGGTCAAGTAA
- a CDS encoding patatin-like phospholipase family protein: MLKALPANNNRQPGRLPKDVRGNSLKHRHGQTWREGGNIARVRLFLTAALCACLFLASCTPQEVKPQQKPVKIALVLGAGASRGFAHVGVLKILETNKIPVHMIIGTSAGSFVGSLYAYGFTSFQLQKIANTLDKNEIIDLTVPDNGFIKGERLEEYVNTMVKNTPLEKMRIPFYAVATNIQDGQETVFSRGNTGTAVRASCSIPGIFRPVKIDGRMYVDGGVVSPIAVDAARRLGADIVIAVDISSDIDARQPEGTVETILQAAGIMHSKISAIQLAKADVIIRPKVGRIGSADFDKRFDAMIEGEKAAIEMLPSIQAVISRLK, from the coding sequence ATGCTCAAAGCACTCCCAGCAAACAACAACAGACAACCAGGCAGACTGCCGAAAGATGTTCGAGGGAACAGCCTAAAGCATCGCCATGGCCAAACATGGCGGGAAGGCGGGAATATAGCAAGAGTCCGTCTCTTTCTGACCGCTGCGCTCTGCGCATGCCTTTTCCTTGCTTCATGTACTCCGCAGGAGGTTAAACCACAGCAGAAACCTGTAAAAATAGCCTTGGTGCTTGGCGCTGGTGCTTCCCGAGGCTTTGCCCATGTCGGTGTTCTTAAAATCCTTGAAACGAATAAAATTCCGGTCCATATGATCATAGGGACAAGCGCAGGCAGCTTTGTCGGCAGCCTCTATGCCTATGGTTTTACCTCCTTTCAGCTCCAGAAGATTGCCAATACCCTTGACAAGAACGAGATCATTGACCTGACCGTCCCTGATAACGGTTTTATCAAAGGAGAGCGGCTCGAAGAATACGTCAATACCATGGTAAAAAACACACCGCTTGAAAAAATGAGAATACCCTTTTATGCAGTTGCAACCAATATCCAGGACGGACAGGAGACGGTATTTTCGCGGGGCAATACCGGCACGGCAGTAAGGGCGAGCTGTTCAATACCGGGCATCTTCAGGCCGGTGAAAATAGACGGCAGGATGTATGTGGATGGCGGCGTAGTCAGCCCGATCGCGGTTGATGCAGCACGAAGACTCGGAGCCGATATTGTGATTGCGGTCGACATATCGTCGGATATTGACGCACGGCAGCCCGAGGGGACTGTTGAAACGATCCTGCAGGCAGCGGGGATCATGCATTCGAAGATCTCGGCCATACAGCTGGCAAAGGCAGACGTGATCATACGGCCCAAGGTGGGCCGCATCGGCTCTGCAGACTTCGATAAACGCTTCGATGCCATGATTGAAGGGGAAAAAGCAGCAATCGAAATGCTGCCGTCGATACAGGCTGTCATCTCCCGGTTGAAATAA
- a CDS encoding DUF296 domain-containing protein, translating to MKYQTGRPGRVVVVRFEDRDDILLNLVQLAKKENIRAAVVHLVGGMREGSIVVGPENDSFPPKPVWKKLGESHEVVGFGTIFWQDDEPKVHLHGAFGKKDMVKVGCLRADSETFLVLEAVITEIEGITAVRELDPVSNMVLLKL from the coding sequence ATGAAATATCAGACAGGCAGGCCGGGCAGAGTCGTTGTAGTACGTTTTGAGGACAGAGACGATATCCTCTTAAATCTTGTGCAGCTCGCAAAAAAAGAAAACATCAGGGCGGCAGTGGTCCATCTTGTCGGCGGCATGCGGGAAGGCAGCATTGTGGTCGGCCCTGAAAACGACTCGTTTCCGCCAAAGCCTGTATGGAAGAAGCTCGGGGAATCGCATGAGGTTGTCGGGTTCGGCACGATCTTCTGGCAGGATGACGAGCCAAAAGTACATTTGCATGGGGCCTTTGGCAAGAAAGATATGGTAAAGGTCGGCTGCCTCAGGGCAGATTCGGAAACCTTCCTCGTGCTTGAGGCCGTGATTACGGAAATAGAAGGCATAACCGCAGTGAGAGAACTTGATCCTGTATCCAATATGGTATTGCTGAAACTCTGA
- a CDS encoding prepilin-type N-terminal cleavage/methylation domain-containing protein translates to MKLREQKGFTLIEVIVVAGIIAVLAGILVPLIFKEIDESKITRAKADVKSISSAMFVFRKDTGVWPVMDGSCTPNVSLLMGLGNSFANLGALGYDESSPSSYDSHLSADVNGCYGANWKGSYMAVVTADPWGNIYLTNANSFAATGQPVWIISAGPNGLLETPANSATSQGDDIGVRIK, encoded by the coding sequence ATGAAACTGAGGGAACAGAAGGGTTTTACGCTGATCGAGGTTATCGTTGTTGCGGGGATTATCGCCGTACTTGCCGGTATCCTTGTGCCGCTGATATTCAAGGAGATCGATGAATCGAAAATTACAAGGGCCAAGGCTGACGTCAAGTCGATATCTTCTGCGATGTTCGTTTTCAGAAAGGATACGGGAGTCTGGCCTGTAATGGACGGCAGCTGTACGCCAAATGTCAGTCTTCTCATGGGGCTGGGCAACAGCTTTGCCAACCTTGGAGCCCTGGGATATGACGAGTCATCTCCGAGTTCATACGATTCTCATCTGTCTGCCGATGTAAACGGTTGTTACGGGGCGAACTGGAAGGGCTCGTACATGGCAGTGGTGACCGCCGATCCCTGGGGAAATATCTATCTGACCAATGCAAACAGCTTTGCCGCAACCGGTCAGCCGGTCTGGATCATCTCGGCAGGACCCAATGGCCTTCTTGAGACACCCGCAAACAGTGCTACTTCACAGGGCGATGACATAGGCGTCAGGATCAAATAA
- a CDS encoding type II secretion system protein GspG, with protein MKLREQKGFTLIEVIVVAGIIAVLAGILVPLIFKEIDESKITRAKADVKSISSAMFVFRKDTGAWPVMDGSCAPNVTFLSGAGNLPSGLAALGYDAAVASSYDSHLSADVNGCYGANWKGSYMAVVTADPWGNTYLTNANSFAATGQPVWIISAGPNGVLETPANSIAIADGVDDIGVRIK; from the coding sequence ATGAAGCTGAGGGAACAGAAGGGTTTTACGCTGATCGAGGTTATCGTTGTTGCTGGGATTATTGCCGTGCTTGCCGGTATCCTCGTGCCTCTGATATTCAAGGAGATCGACGAATCGAAAATTACAAGGGCCAAGGCAGACGTCAAGTCGATATCTTCGGCGATGTTCGTTTTCAGGAAGGATACAGGAGCCTGGCCTGTAATGGACGGCAGCTGTGCGCCTAATGTTACTTTTCTGTCAGGGGCAGGAAATCTTCCTTCCGGCCTTGCAGCATTGGGATATGACGCTGCTGTAGCAAGTTCATACGATTCCCATCTGTCTGCCGATGTGAACGGCTGTTACGGGGCGAACTGGAAGGGCTCGTACATGGCAGTGGTGACCGCTGATCCCTGGGGGAATACCTATCTGACAAATGCAAACAGTTTTGCCGCAACCGGTCAGCCGGTCTGGATCATCTCGGCAGGGCCCAATGGCGTTCTAGAGACACCCGCAAACAGCATTGCTATTGCCGATGGTGTCGATGATATAGGCGTCAGAATTAAGTGA